One stretch of Thermanaerosceptrum fracticalcis DNA includes these proteins:
- a CDS encoding exodeoxyribonuclease VII small subunit has protein sequence MTNRKATYEENIKRLEEIVRRLEQGDISLEEGLTYFEEGIGLVRICQQQLDRVAQKIQVLTQDGQLKDVTEEFREE, from the coding sequence GTGACTAACCGGAAGGCAACTTACGAAGAAAATATTAAAAGGTTGGAAGAAATCGTACGGCGCCTGGAACAGGGCGATATTAGTTTGGAGGAAGGGCTCACTTATTTTGAAGAGGGAATCGGCCTGGTAAGAATTTGCCAGCAGCAGTTGGACCGCGTGGCGCAAAAGATACAGGTATTGACCCAGGACGGACAGCTTAAAGATGTAACGGAAGAGTTCAGGGAGGAGTAA